Below is a window of Brassica napus cultivar Da-Ae chromosome A5, Da-Ae, whole genome shotgun sequence DNA.
ATTAGGTTAGTAACTGAGCTAAGCTTGCCCAACTACAGTTAATAGCTACCCAAAAAATACACATGGATCATTCAAGCAACTCAACAATGTCCTTTACAAAGTAAAAGTCTATCAAACCCAAGACTCCAAGCAGCTAATCAACAAAAGTAAGAAAGCAAACCCAATAAACAAGAATTAGGAACCAAATAGTGTTTGAGCAGCGAAATTTTACCTGAAGATCAGGTGGAAGATATCTATAAACATCATAGATTTGGTCCTTGAACCCTCTGCTAAGCATCTCATCAGACTCATCAAGAATCAGAAGCTTAATAGCTCTGGTACGCAGACTCCTCCTCTTAATCATATCACAAACACGACCAGGTGTCCCAGACACAACATGGACACCATTCTCCAGCTTCCTGATATCCTCTCCAACGCTCTTCCCACCAATGCAAGCATGCGCCTGAATATTCGCGTGCAATCCAATAGCTTGAATAGTCTTCTCCGTCTGTGAAGCCAGCTCCCTCGTCGGCGACAATATCAACGCCTGAACTCTAGAATCAAAAACCATAACGAAAatcaaaacattaaaaacaatcaaagttcaaaaattgaaattagggTTATTGTCAAAGCATACTCTCTAGACGAAGTGTCAACGATTTGGCAGACGGAGAGGGCAATCATGGAGGTCTTCCCGGTACCGGACTGAGCCTGAGCGATAACATCGCGGCCTTGGAGAATCGGCATGACCGCTCTCTGCTGAATCGCGGAGGGCTTCTCGAAACCGTACTCGTAGACGCCGCGGAGAACGTCCTCCTTGATCCCCATATCGTTGAAATTCGTGATGGGCTCGATCCCTTCCGTCGTCTCGAAGACCAGTTTGTCGTCGTCCATTGGTCCGCCGCCTCTTCTTCCACCTCCACGGCCAGGATTCGCTTCCGCCATTGCTTTCTAGGGTTTCGATCGTTTGGTTTCCTCTCTGGAATGAGCTGTTCGTGCGATAGGCGCGGCTCGAAGTAGATATGTGATTGTAAAATATTCGACGACTTATTTGGGCTTTTGTATCAAAATAGAAATACCGACTTTAGACATGGGCCTGTGGCCCATATTaattagaaaaaggaaaagtCCATAGTAATACaccaatttaatttaaattatcaatttaatacactaattttctttctttctaacaatattatgaataaaaaatgaatattcaTGGAATCGTACTTTACAAATTGGTATATTTTTTATggaaatatattttgatgtactaaattagaaataaaaaaagttgCTATGTTAAATTGGAAAttcaaattaaagcaaaaatGTATTTGATTGGATCATCAAATGTCTAagcaaaacgttttttaaaaaaaattgatgttttttgTCAAATATTGCATCATTGTTAATGCAAATGCAGGTAAGTCCGTCGGTGTGGTACGATGCAACGATGATGATCGAGTTACGAAAATGGGTCGCGCAGTACGGTGAACTATGTCTCCTTTTGGCTTCTAAGGCAAAAACTCTTTTGTTAcattcatattcatattcatgccataataaactataaaaagtcactattaaaatttaatcatagtttttcatttcattCCTTCAATCTAACCAATACAAACAAATTACTTAGGTTTATTATGTATGATGAAAAGCTAGTTCGCAGTCCACCATATCTTGTCTCCCTCATCACACACACCTAAATcacacaaaaagaagaagaaatttgcttaattttatgtttttttttatcaatcttaattttatgtttacgtAACAATCGAAGAGTGTTTTCATTCATGAGGGAACATCTTAATGtaaacaaaacttcaaaaggCTTGTCTTCAACTCAAGGCTTCCATCTTCCAAGGCTTGTCTTCAACTCAAGAGGCGTTCTTCCGAGTGATGGATCGTGCTATGCGAGATAGACTACTGTCATTGTCTCGAACCACGGCGTCACCCCCATCCCCGTCGTTGCTTGAGCTGTACTTCTGCTTCATTTCCCCTTATAGTTAATGCTCTTCCTTGTTCttgctctctcttgttcattCTCTTCTCTCTTATCCTTCTATGTAATAAGTTGTGTCACACAACAATGTAAACTCTTAAAAAAcgatataaattttaacatttataccaaaaaaaaaaaaaaaaaacaaaatttcaaaagctAGATCTGTATTTCTTTGCGGTAGGCCTGGGCGTTTTTAACTCAACCCGAAGTACCTACCTAGACCCGAACcggaaaaaccaaaaccaaatccgaactgttatacaaaaatatctgAACGAGACTTATGAGCTTAGTACTTTGGTAGTTGGTTAtaatctgaaccgaaccgacaTCCGAACTAggatccgaagataaccgagattagttaaatatgttaatatttttatttattttaagatgatttagatatttaaggatattcaaaatattttttagtttgttttaattgttattttgaatactttttaattaatttagatagtttaactaatttttaattagatttgtaaacaatttatatattttgaaaaaaaattgtcaatttttaaggtttaaaaaaaatatttttggacgattttaaacattggttacatccaatccgaaccgaacccagaaggaaccgaaccgaaaccgatccgATAATTAGTAAAACCCGAATAGTACTTCTGAACATAACACCGAAAATCTGAAAATTCGAATTACCCAGACTGATATCGAACAGTCCACCGAACACCCACACCTACTTTGCGGTATGAATGTAATAAAAACTTCAAAGCTATATTTGAGCATACGAACAAAACACACTGACAATACTCATATACTGATATATATGTACTCTAAGAAGATGGACGCATGATGCATGCAAATGGATAACTAGATCTGTATTTCTTAATCTATATCCGGCTTTTTCTTGAATTAAGAAAACTGTAACGTAtctgtgttacaaaaaaagaaaaaaaaaacttaacgtTATAGAATATCGTTTCATTAGTTGTATCTATGTAAAACATAATTACGTATGGTTGATATCATACGTTGTATTCGGAAGAATAAACTAATGTAGGGTTTTCAACTTCTAGTATGTACCTTTTGTGGCTGTAATAATTCTATTATTTTTGGTCAAAATAATTCTATTATCTGTTCCAATCATTTGGAATATGAGTGGTGCTGTTGAAGGAGACCCCAATACTGTTTTCCATTTACAAAATAAGGAAAATAGCACATGAGTGCATCAAGttctagaaaaaaaacttattaatcAATTGAaggccctttctcaaaaaaaaaaacttattaatcAAACCTTAACGTTTTCTGTTAATAGCTGAA
It encodes the following:
- the LOC125608861 gene encoding eukaryotic initiation factor 4A-III homolog: MAEANPGRGGGRRGGGPMDDDKLVFETTEGIEPITNFNDMGIKEDVLRGVYEYGFEKPSAIQQRAVMPILQGRDVIAQAQSGTGKTSMIALSVCQIVDTSSREVQALILSPTRELASQTEKTIQAIGLHANIQAHACIGGKSVGEDIRKLENGVHVVSGTPGRVCDMIKRRSLRTRAIKLLILDESDEMLSRGFKDQIYDVYRYLPPDLQVCLVSATLPHEILEMTSKFMTEPVKILVKRDELTLEGIKQFFVAVEKEEWKFDTLCDLYDTLTITQAVIFCNTKRKVDWLSEKMRTNNFTVSSMHGDMPQKERDEIMNQFRSGDSRVLITTDVWARGIDVQQVSLVINYDLPNNRELYIHRIGRSGRFGRKGVAINFVKSDDIKILRDIEQYYSTQIDEMPMNVADLI